A stretch of Candidatus Zixiibacteriota bacterium DNA encodes these proteins:
- a CDS encoding carbon-nitrogen hydrolase family protein yields the protein MKSRPRKIVLAAAQSNSLAGGIDSNVRTHTKFVQAAIEFDCDLILFPELSLTGYEKELAGELAMTPDDVRLSPLREQAQRSAITIVAGAPIAHADGKPYVGAIVFYSDRSFVYTKQHLHHSEDEFFSAGDCAGVVDLNGEFAGLAICADIANPAHADEAAALGASIYAASVFVTPEGYPADAALLRQYAAQHQMAVILSNFAGPTGGLSSAGKSALWDETGHLVVAAPESGEYLVVAERTDAGWNGRVHELPLS from the coding sequence ATGAAGTCGCGTCCACGAAAAATCGTTTTAGCCGCAGCGCAGTCGAATTCGCTGGCCGGGGGGATCGACTCCAATGTTCGGACCCACACAAAATTCGTGCAAGCCGCAATCGAATTTGATTGTGACCTGATACTCTTCCCCGAACTGTCGCTGACCGGATACGAGAAGGAACTGGCGGGTGAGCTGGCTATGACTCCAGACGACGTCCGCCTATCCCCTCTCAGAGAGCAGGCCCAACGGTCGGCAATCACGATAGTGGCCGGCGCTCCCATTGCACATGCCGACGGCAAGCCATACGTTGGGGCGATTGTGTTCTATTCGGACAGGTCATTCGTGTACACCAAGCAGCACCTTCACCATAGTGAGGATGAGTTTTTCTCGGCGGGAGACTGCGCCGGCGTCGTTGACCTAAACGGTGAGTTTGCCGGACTGGCTATTTGTGCCGACATCGCAAACCCGGCCCATGCCGATGAAGCCGCCGCCCTTGGTGCTTCAATCTATGCCGCCTCGGTTTTTGTCACGCCGGAAGGCTACCCAGCCGATGCCGCCCTGTTGCGACAATATGCAGCGCAGCATCAGATGGCTGTCATACTGTCCAACTTCGCCGGTCCGACGGGCGGCTTATCGTCGGCGGGCAAGAGCGCATTATGGGATGAAACCGGACACTTAGTAGTGGCGGCTCCTGAGTCGGGTGAGTACCTGGTCGTCGCGGAACGAACCGATGCGGGCTGGAACGGTAGGGTGCATGAGCTGCCGCTTTCGTAG